A region from the Acanthopagrus latus isolate v.2019 chromosome 8, fAcaLat1.1, whole genome shotgun sequence genome encodes:
- the cntn1a gene encoding contactin-1a: protein MLRLTLLLHLLVLSLSPADASVHGEVPDFYGDEATGYGPVFEEQPVETIYPEESPEAKITMSCRARASPPATYKWLKDDMEIDLNAEGSHYSLVGGNLVISNPIKTQHVGKYTCLASNTYGTVISQDASVQFGYLDLFSSEERESVYVKEGQGAVLLCAPPPHYPAELSFRWILNEFPTFIPLDKRRFVSQITGNLYISKVDSSDSGNYSCIASSQSISKSVFSNYIPLVPLAERPIRKYPADLKVKFPDTTALVGQNITLECFALGNPVPEIRWKKIDGQLPANHEVRMAGAHLHLYNVQFEDGGTYQCEAVNSRGKDYHTARVSVEAFPEWVEHISSIEKDLSSDYTMSCMASGKPKPRIRWLKNGELLDRKEMRFSSLAFDDSGMYQCIAENHHGVIYANAELRVFACAPTFEHNPVKRVLAAKNGRVVIECRPKAAPKPAFSWSKDTELLSNSTRVFIWEDGSLEILNVTRADEGRYTCFAENDRGKANSTGSLQVTESTKITLAPANSDVKVGENARMQCAASHDNSLDITFIWSLDGRVIDLHKDSQHFERTPNGSSNGELLIKNAQLKHAGLYTCMAQTTIDNVTASAQLVVRGPPGAPGGVRVTNKTDKSVTLQWSRGADNHSPISKYTIQYRDSFSADVWKAATTSPADVEGNEETATVVDLFPWTEYEFRVTATNTLGTGEPSSPSAKHKTLQAVPVVAPSDVGGGGGTSKELTITWTPVQPQYYYGPNFGYIVAFKQQGSNEWMKVTVADPQAKRYVHKDSSIPSSTQFQVKVKAFNSEGEGPFSLTADIYSAQDAPSEAPVIVNGKALSATEAVVWWVLLSHPNIDGYQVKYWRNHEDSEGGAQRVVVPGTKDHTRLEGMKANSNYLVEVRGYNSAGYGPPSEHLTIHTKKAPPSQAPRITGHKLKGQTVYIAWEKVEPMPDEASIDGYKVLYRKQGHSTGTLYTTSKHSIDIPLAADGSLYVVEVRAHTEGGDGAVAQIKITGTGGGVMVAQSLSLLSLLLVALLCLNL, encoded by the exons GTGGCTGAAGGACGACATGGAGATCGACCTGAACGCTGAGGGCAGCCACTACAGTTTAGTGGGAGGCAACTTGGTCATCAGCAACCCCATCAAAACCCAACATGTGGGAAAGTACACCTGCTTGGCGAGCAACACGTACGGCACGGTGATCAGCCAAGACGCCTCGGTTCAGTTCGGAT ACCTCGACCTTTTCTCGTCAGAGGAGAGGGAGTCGGTTTATGTCAAAGAGGGGCAGGGGGCCGTGCTGCTCTGCGCCCCCCCACCACATTATCCAG CCGAGCTGTCATTCCGCTGGATCCTCAACGAGTTCCCCACCTTCATCCCGCTGGACAAGAGGCGCTTTGTCTCCCAGATAACGGGTAACCTTTACATCTCCAAGGTGGACTCCTCGGACAGCGGCAACTACTCCTGCATCGCCTCCAGCCAGTCTATTTCCAAGAGCGTTTTCTCCAACTACATCCCCCTCGTACCTCTGGCTGAAC GTCCCATCAGAAAATACCCCGCTGACCTCAAAGTGAAGTTCCCAGACACCACTGCTCTGGTGGGGCAGAATATCACCTTGGAGTGCTTCGCTTTGGGGAA CCCCGTCCCCGAGATCCGCTGGAAGAAGATCGACGGACAGCTGCCAGCCAATCACGAGGTGCGGATGGCGGGGGCCCATCTGCACCTGTACAACGTGCAGTTTGAGGACGGCGGCACCTATCAGTGCGAAGCTGTGAACTCCAGGGGAAAGGACTACCACACTGCCCGAGTGTCTGTGGAAG CTTTCCCTGAGTGGGTGGAGCACATCAGCAGCATAGAGAAAGACCTCAGCAGCGATTACACCATGTCCTGCATGGCCAGTGGCAAACCCAAACCACGCATTCGCTGGCTGAAAAACGGAGAACTG CTCGACAGGAAAGAAATGAGGTTCAGCAGCTTGGCTTTCGACGATTCGGGGATGTACCAGTGCATAGCGGAGAACCACCACGGAGTCATATACGCCAACGCAGAGCTGCGTGTGTTTG CCTGTGCTCCCACGTTTGAGCACAACCCAGTGAAGAGAGTCCTGGCAGCTAAAAACGGCCGGGTGGTGATCGAATGTCGACCCAAAGCGGCTCCAAAGCCCGCCTTCTCTTGGAGCAAAGACACCGAGCTGCTCTCCAACTCCACCAG GGTGTTCATCTGGGAGGATGGGAGCCTGGAGATCCTCAATGTGACGCGAGCGGATGAAGGCAGGTACACCTGCTTCGCCGAGAACGACCGGGGCAAAGCCAACAGCACGGGCTCTCTGCAGGTTACAG AGTCCACAAAGATCACCTTGGCACCGGCCAACTCCGACGTTAAAGTGGGTGAAAACGCCAGGATGCAGTGCGCCGCGTCACATGACAACTCTCTGGACATCACCTTCATCTGGTCCCTGGATGGACGCGTCATTGACCTGCACAAGGACAGTCAACACTTCGAGCGCACCCCG AATGGAAGCTCAAACGGCGAGCTGCTGATCAAGAACGCCCAGCTGAAGCACGCTGGACTCTACACCTGCATGGCTCAGACAACCATCGACAACGTTACCGCCTCGGCCCAGCTGGTTGTGAGGG GTCCCCCCGGTGCCCCCGGTGGGGTGCGCGTGACGAACAAAACTGACAAGAGCGTGACGCTGCAGTGGAGCCGCGGAGCAGACAACCACAGCCCCATCTCCAAATATACCATCCAGTACAGGGACTCCTTCTCTGCGGATGTCTGGAAGGCTGCCACTACAT CTCCTGCAGACGTGGAGGGGAACGAGGAGACGGCCACAGTGGTGGATTTGTTCCCCTGGACAGAATATGAGTTCAGGGTGACTGCCACCAACACTCTGGGGACAGGAGAGCCAAGCAGCCCGTCAGCTAAACACAAAACCCTGCAAGCAG TTCCTGTGGTGGCGCCCTCGGACGTCGGCGGGGGCGGAGGGACGAGCAAGGAGCTGACCATCACGTGGACG CCTGTGCAGCCACAGTACTACTATGGGCCCAACTTTGGCTACATCGTGGCCTTCAAACAGCAAGGCAGCAACGAGTGGATGAAGGTGACGGTGGCCGACCCCCAGGCCAAGCGCTACGTCCACAAAGACTCCTCCATCCCCTCGTCAACACAGTTTCAAGTGAAAGTCAAAGCGTTCAACAGTGAAGGCGAGGGACCCTTCAGCCTTACAGCCGACATATATTCTGCGCAGGATG CTCCATCTGAAGCTCCTGTCATTGTGAACGGCAAAGCTCTCTCCGCCACAGAAGCCGTCGTGTGGTGGGTGCTTCTCTCACACCCCAATATAGACGGATACCAG GTGAAGTACTGGAGGAATCATGAAGACAGCGAGGGCGGGGCCCAGCGGGTTGTGGTACCTGGCACCAAGGACCACACCAGGCTGGAGGGTATGAAGGCCAACTCCAACTATCTTGTCGAAGTTCGGGGCTACAACTCTGCAGGATACGGGCCACCCAGCGAGCACCTCACGATCCACACCAAGAAAGCCC CTCCAAGTCAAGCCCCCAGAATAACTGGTCATAAATTAAAGGGCCAGACCGTCTATATCGCATGGGAAAAAGTGGAACCAATGCCTGATGAGGCGTCGATAGATGGGTACAAA GTGCTGTACAGGAAGCAGGGCCACTCCACAGGCACTCTGTACACGACAAGTAAACATTCCATAGACATTCCCCTGGCAGCAGATGGGAGCTTGTATGTGGTGGAGGTCCGGGCGCACACAGAGGGGGGAGACGGCGCTGTGgcacaaatcaaaatcacaggcacag